From a single Clostridium isatidis genomic region:
- a CDS encoding TetR/AcrR family transcriptional regulator: MEDNKELSTKMQIIKAAIKLYKKYGYSNITVQDICNEVGITRSAFYYHFKSKDDIFDDFYLYSNTYALDKIADILSSNDYIEQFYSLFNMYLEQTMEAGPEVFGQLYKHSIDKKLAIFNPKEISMRKVYEALLKKAQDSGQILNKSPVSDLIDAVVYVTDGISLLWCSSNSSFDLIEENRRILDTLFIVNK, translated from the coding sequence ATGGAAGATAACAAGGAACTGTCAACAAAGATGCAGATAATAAAAGCAGCTATAAAACTTTATAAAAAATATGGATATTCAAATATAACTGTTCAAGATATATGTAATGAGGTAGGAATAACAAGAAGTGCTTTTTACTATCATTTTAAATCAAAAGATGATATTTTTGATGACTTTTATTTATATTCTAATACCTATGCCCTAGATAAAATTGCAGATATTTTATCTTCAAATGACTATATAGAGCAGTTTTACTCACTATTTAATATGTATTTAGAACAAACTATGGAAGCTGGTCCAGAAGTTTTTGGTCAGCTATATAAACATTCTATAGATAAAAAATTAGCTATATTTAATCCTAAAGAAATATCAATGAGAAAGGTATATGAAGCCCTTCTAAAGAAGGCTCAGGATTCTGGACAAATTTTAAATAAGTCTCCTGTTTCTGATTTAATAGATGCAGTTGTATATGTTACTGATGGTATATCCTTATTATGGTGCAGCAGTAATTCATCCTTCGACTTAATAGAAGAAAATCGTAGAATTTTAGACACTCTTTTTATTGTAAATAAATAA